A window from Mycolicibacterium tokaiense encodes these proteins:
- a CDS encoding enoyl-CoA hydratase/isomerase family protein: MTSDGTPGTEVGEDRVAVITLRRPEVLNALDSSCHRAIGRAIVELERNDRVGAIVIAGQGRAFCSGSDLSEIGQLTGQAEQDYVALDFATKNRIAGCIKPVIAAVHGYCVGGGLELALACDFRVAAQDAIFMLPEVTLGSLPGSGGLQRLPRIVGVGVATDWILTGRKVDAQEAHRHGLVARLVPTGEHLLAARRLAAELAGKSALAMRLAKVALTPEPLADRGMVAAFQMLAGDAGHRQPSYSAATKKFEKNPSGRSA, from the coding sequence ATGACAAGTGACGGAACTCCCGGTACAGAGGTGGGCGAGGATCGCGTCGCGGTCATCACCCTGCGCCGACCCGAGGTCCTCAACGCCCTCGATTCGTCCTGCCATCGTGCTATCGGCCGAGCAATTGTCGAGCTCGAGCGCAACGACCGGGTGGGGGCCATCGTGATCGCCGGTCAGGGAAGGGCATTCTGCTCGGGCTCCGACCTTTCCGAGATCGGTCAGCTCACCGGACAGGCCGAACAAGATTACGTCGCACTTGATTTCGCCACCAAGAACCGTATCGCCGGATGCATCAAACCGGTGATAGCCGCTGTCCATGGTTATTGCGTGGGCGGTGGCCTGGAACTGGCGCTGGCCTGCGACTTCCGGGTGGCCGCGCAGGACGCGATCTTCATGCTGCCCGAGGTGACACTGGGCAGTCTGCCGGGATCCGGTGGTCTGCAACGACTTCCCCGTATTGTGGGGGTGGGCGTCGCCACTGACTGGATCCTGACCGGCCGTAAGGTCGATGCGCAGGAGGCGCACCGTCACGGACTGGTGGCGCGGTTGGTTCCCACCGGCGAACATCTCCTGGCTGCACGGCGTCTGGCCGCCGAACTGGCCGGCAAGAGCGCGCTGGCGATGCGGTTGGCGAAGGTCGCGCTGACTCCTGAGCCACTCGCCGACCGCGGGATGGTAGCGGCCTTCCAGATGCTCGCCGGCGACGCCGGGCACCGGCAGCCGTCCTATTCCGCGGCCACCAAGAAGTTCGAAAAGAACCCCAGCGGCCGATCGGCCTAG
- a CDS encoding ATP-binding cassette domain-containing protein has protein sequence MSEVMLEVRNLVKEFGVGRHTTRVLDDVNLTVHRGETVGLVGESGSGKSTTARCALRLIEPTSGSVRFEGAEVLDFNRRKLKEYRSQVQMVFQDPYSSLDPRMYVEEIVAEGIRIHRPGMKRDAIRDEVVELLELVGLRPEHLERRPAAFSGGQRQRIGIARALAVKPRLLVCDEPVASLDVSIQAQILNLFADLRKRLGLTMLFIAHDLATVRHLCDHIVVMQSGQVRESGTREQVYGAPADPYTIALMEAVPEPDPIAARKHSADRRAAARAVADNGVSA, from the coding sequence ATGAGCGAGGTGATGCTGGAGGTGCGGAACCTCGTCAAGGAGTTCGGTGTCGGTCGCCACACGACACGTGTGCTCGATGACGTGAACCTCACGGTACACCGCGGCGAAACCGTAGGACTGGTGGGTGAATCCGGCTCAGGCAAGTCCACCACCGCCCGTTGTGCGCTCCGGCTCATCGAACCCACGAGCGGGTCGGTGCGGTTCGAGGGAGCAGAGGTTCTCGACTTCAACCGCCGCAAGCTCAAGGAATACCGGTCGCAGGTTCAGATGGTCTTCCAGGATCCGTACTCGTCGCTAGATCCTCGGATGTATGTCGAAGAGATCGTCGCCGAGGGTATTCGGATCCACCGGCCCGGGATGAAGCGCGACGCGATTCGTGACGAAGTGGTCGAACTGCTGGAATTGGTCGGATTGCGGCCTGAGCATCTGGAACGGCGGCCCGCCGCCTTCTCTGGGGGACAGCGGCAGCGAATCGGCATCGCACGGGCATTGGCGGTCAAGCCGAGGCTGCTGGTCTGCGATGAACCGGTGGCCTCTCTGGACGTGTCGATCCAGGCGCAGATCCTCAACCTCTTCGCTGACCTCAGGAAGCGACTCGGACTGACCATGCTCTTCATTGCTCACGATCTGGCCACCGTGCGGCATCTCTGCGACCACATCGTCGTCATGCAATCCGGGCAGGTCAGGGAGAGCGGTACCCGGGAGCAGGTGTACGGCGCCCCCGCGGACCCCTACACCATCGCGCTCATGGAGGCTGTGCCCGAACCCGATCCCATTGCCGCCAGGAAGCATTCGGCAGACAGGCGAGCGGCCGCCCGCGCGGTCGCCGACAACGGGGTGTCGGCATGA
- a CDS encoding CaiB/BaiF CoA transferase family protein has protein sequence MPRDDTSPTTAPGPLDGIVVVDFTERVQGPYATQMLGDFGADVIKIERPSALTPDGRPDERYTTADGATPTSLYRATFLANNRNKRSFAVDLKSGEGVAAVRTLIRDADVVYENFRPGVMDRLGLGYQHCREVNPGIVYVSASGYGPDGPRVAKPGQDVLIQAMSGMGAANESSSGRPTPIGMSITDILGGLNGAAALLAALVHRERTGEGQQLWVDLLGGAFAALGEHLVHLLNNDAPEPARLTEMHGHGYIAPPYGFYATKDGYLALSSGAQIPRICGLIGIPDLSMDARFDSYDKRLANQEEFEALIEEALQARTTEEWLSVMEPADIFAARVNTLQEAVREPQVSATDRIVTVAGPHGPIQLIGPVARFSRTPAAVRLAPPQHGEHTDEIMSELRQRSSAVAGATTQTEGTPG, from the coding sequence GTGCCACGTGATGACACCTCACCGACCACCGCGCCGGGCCCACTCGACGGCATCGTCGTCGTGGACTTCACCGAACGCGTCCAGGGTCCATACGCCACGCAGATGCTCGGGGATTTCGGGGCCGACGTCATCAAGATCGAACGTCCGTCTGCGCTGACCCCTGATGGGCGACCTGATGAGCGCTACACCACCGCGGACGGCGCCACCCCGACCTCGCTGTACCGCGCCACCTTCCTGGCCAACAATCGCAACAAGCGCTCCTTCGCAGTCGATCTGAAGTCCGGCGAAGGTGTCGCCGCGGTCCGGACGCTGATACGCGATGCGGACGTGGTGTACGAGAACTTCCGGCCCGGCGTGATGGACCGGCTCGGCCTGGGTTACCAGCACTGCCGCGAGGTGAACCCCGGAATCGTCTACGTGTCGGCGTCGGGTTACGGCCCGGACGGTCCTCGCGTGGCCAAGCCGGGACAGGACGTGCTCATCCAGGCCATGAGCGGGATGGGTGCGGCGAACGAGTCATCCTCCGGCAGGCCGACACCGATCGGCATGTCCATCACCGACATCCTCGGGGGCCTCAATGGCGCCGCTGCACTCCTGGCGGCGCTGGTGCACCGGGAACGTACCGGCGAGGGGCAGCAACTGTGGGTCGACCTGCTCGGCGGAGCCTTCGCCGCGCTGGGGGAGCACCTGGTCCATCTGCTCAACAACGACGCCCCAGAACCGGCCAGGCTCACCGAGATGCACGGCCACGGCTACATCGCTCCGCCCTATGGCTTCTACGCGACCAAGGACGGCTACCTAGCGCTCTCCAGCGGCGCCCAGATTCCGCGGATCTGCGGACTCATCGGTATCCCGGACCTGTCGATGGATGCCCGATTCGACAGCTACGACAAGCGTTTGGCCAACCAAGAGGAATTCGAGGCGCTCATCGAGGAGGCCTTGCAGGCTCGGACCACCGAGGAATGGCTGTCCGTCATGGAGCCGGCCGACATTTTCGCCGCCCGGGTCAACACCCTGCAGGAGGCGGTGCGGGAACCCCAGGTGTCGGCCACCGACCGGATCGTGACTGTAGCCGGCCCACACGGGCCGATCCAGCTGATCGGGCCGGTGGCCCGATTCTCCCGTACTCCGGCAGCGGTACGGCTTGCTCCACCACAGCACGGTGAGCACACCGACGAAATCATGAGCGAACTACGGCAGCGCAGTTCTGCCGTGGCTGGCGCCACCACTCAGACGGAAGGGACACCTGGGTGA
- a CDS encoding ABC transporter permease: MTALARVGRFAWTHKLTTVAMIVLGVAIVSAVFAHQLAPFDPYAQDLSLRNMPPLTSSAGGVHILGTDALGRDELSRLMLGAQISMAVGIASVIVSGLIGTFIGLIAGYYRGWFDDVVMRFVDLQMSVPSLLIALLVLYLAGPSFLNVVLVLAVTRWMVYARVARGLMLSMREVLFVEASRALGASNFRIIVKHLLPNLAAPIMVLATLELAVMMLTEASLSFLGLGIQPPESSWGLMLAEGREYLTSAPWLVAVPGLAILFTALSVNIIATWLRSRSTQATYSRGGSAHSTERSSSAT, translated from the coding sequence ATGACTGCTCTGGCCCGAGTGGGGCGTTTCGCCTGGACCCACAAGCTGACCACCGTTGCCATGATCGTCCTCGGGGTGGCGATCGTGAGCGCGGTGTTCGCGCATCAGCTGGCCCCCTTCGATCCGTACGCACAGGATCTGTCCCTGCGCAACATGCCGCCTCTGACGTCTTCTGCCGGCGGAGTCCACATCCTGGGCACGGATGCGCTGGGTCGTGACGAGTTGTCCAGATTGATGCTCGGAGCGCAGATCTCGATGGCGGTGGGTATTGCCAGTGTCATCGTGTCCGGATTGATCGGAACCTTCATCGGGCTGATCGCCGGCTACTATCGCGGCTGGTTCGACGATGTGGTGATGCGCTTCGTCGACCTGCAGATGAGTGTGCCCTCGCTTCTGATCGCGCTCCTGGTTCTCTACCTCGCCGGCCCCAGCTTCCTCAACGTGGTTTTGGTGCTGGCCGTGACCCGGTGGATGGTCTATGCGCGCGTCGCCCGAGGATTGATGCTCTCGATGCGTGAGGTCCTCTTCGTCGAGGCATCACGGGCGCTCGGGGCATCGAACTTCAGAATCATCGTCAAACACCTCCTGCCCAATCTGGCGGCACCCATCATGGTGCTGGCCACGCTCGAGTTGGCGGTGATGATGCTGACTGAGGCTTCGCTGAGCTTCCTGGGCCTGGGGATCCAGCCGCCGGAGTCATCCTGGGGATTGATGCTCGCGGAAGGCCGTGAATACCTGACTTCGGCACCCTGGTTGGTGGCCGTCCCGGGTCTGGCCATCCTGTTCACCGCATTGAGCGTCAACATCATCGCCACGTGGTTGCGCAGTCGTTCCACGCAGGCGACGTACTCCCGTGGTGGTTCCGCCCACTCGACCGAGAGGTCCTCCAGTGCCACGTGA
- a CDS encoding ABC transporter ATP-binding protein produces MTNPNLRETTASGNKLLEVEDLTISFATPNGRVRAVNGMTFSVAPRERVAIVGESGSGKSVTAQSLLGLLPSATIDGSIKFDGQDVLTMPAARLRELRGWEMSYVFQDPLSSLDPVRTIGDQVSQTLRLRGISRKVAKARALEALADVGIPEPARRYNEYPHQFSGGMRQRVMIAMALIGEPRLIVADEPTTALDVRVQAKIIDLLYTLTEERGVAVVFITHDLGIVAGFADRVMVMYAGRVVESCATDELYYRSINPYTLGLLQSLPRITGDIPTELATIGGRPPSPTDHLTGCAFHPRCSYVEDRCRTEQPALLTPANGNHPSACHRSEWLAEKPGVLR; encoded by the coding sequence ATGACAAACCCGAATCTGCGCGAGACAACCGCGTCCGGCAACAAGCTGCTCGAAGTGGAAGACCTGACGATATCTTTCGCCACACCGAACGGCAGAGTGCGCGCCGTCAACGGCATGACGTTCTCCGTGGCCCCCCGCGAACGGGTGGCGATCGTCGGCGAGTCAGGATCAGGAAAGTCGGTGACCGCGCAGTCCCTGCTCGGGCTCCTCCCGTCGGCCACCATCGACGGCAGCATCAAGTTCGATGGCCAGGATGTGCTGACCATGCCTGCTGCCCGACTACGCGAGCTGCGTGGCTGGGAGATGTCCTATGTCTTCCAGGATCCGCTGTCGTCACTCGATCCTGTCCGGACGATCGGTGATCAGGTGAGCCAAACCCTGCGTCTGCGTGGTATCAGCCGCAAGGTGGCCAAGGCGCGGGCACTGGAAGCGTTGGCCGATGTGGGCATCCCCGAGCCCGCCCGGCGTTACAACGAGTACCCGCACCAGTTTTCCGGCGGCATGCGCCAACGGGTGATGATCGCAATGGCCCTGATCGGTGAACCTCGCCTGATCGTCGCCGACGAGCCCACCACCGCGCTCGACGTCCGGGTGCAGGCGAAGATCATCGACCTGCTGTACACCCTTACCGAAGAGCGTGGCGTCGCAGTCGTGTTCATCACCCATGACCTCGGCATCGTGGCGGGCTTCGCCGATCGGGTCATGGTGATGTATGCCGGCAGAGTGGTCGAGAGCTGTGCTACCGACGAGCTCTATTACCGATCCATCAACCCGTACACCTTGGGTCTGTTGCAGTCGCTGCCCCGAATCACCGGTGACATCCCGACCGAGCTGGCCACCATCGGTGGTCGACCTCCGTCACCGACGGATCACCTCACGGGCTGCGCGTTTCACCCGCGCTGCAGTTATGTCGAAGACCGCTGCCGCACGGAGCAACCCGCACTGTTGACCCCGGCGAACGGTAATCACCCCAGTGCGTGTCATCGCTCAGAATGGCTCGCCGAGAAGCCAGGGGTTCTGCGATGA
- a CDS encoding SDR family NAD(P)-dependent oxidoreductase: MTTEIEGTNQAQEAQRVMPEAKRFAGDPILITGGTGGMGAAMARRFASSGARVAIVDLAPDAVTRVAADLRQEGHEIIGVAADTTDEDSMQAAVAATVQSFGSLRGLVTAAGVRQTAASFDQLSLATWQNIFDVNVTGTFVAIRAAAAALIESRGSIVTVSSVTALGARMNQSAYATSKAAVLNLTRQIALELSSKGVRVNCLCPGVTSTPMIEQAIRTDGPNLLVEKLQGSLEQFRPGIPLGRLAEAEEQAIAAEFLLSSDSSFITGAGLPVDGGVSMLG, encoded by the coding sequence ATGACCACTGAAATCGAAGGCACCAACCAGGCACAGGAGGCGCAGCGCGTAATGCCAGAAGCGAAGAGGTTCGCCGGTGATCCGATTCTCATCACGGGCGGCACAGGAGGCATGGGCGCGGCGATGGCACGCCGGTTCGCATCGTCGGGCGCACGAGTGGCCATCGTCGACCTTGCACCGGATGCGGTCACCCGGGTGGCGGCCGATCTGCGCCAAGAGGGCCACGAGATCATCGGCGTCGCAGCGGACACCACCGACGAGGACTCCATGCAGGCCGCCGTCGCGGCGACGGTGCAATCGTTCGGCAGCCTGCGCGGCCTCGTCACTGCGGCAGGAGTTCGGCAGACCGCAGCCAGCTTCGACCAGCTGAGCCTCGCAACCTGGCAGAACATATTCGACGTCAACGTCACCGGTACCTTCGTCGCGATCCGGGCCGCTGCGGCCGCACTGATCGAGAGCCGGGGTTCGATCGTGACCGTGTCCTCGGTGACCGCTCTCGGTGCGCGGATGAATCAATCAGCCTATGCCACCAGCAAAGCAGCAGTACTCAACCTGACCCGGCAGATAGCACTCGAACTCTCGTCGAAGGGCGTTCGCGTCAACTGCCTGTGCCCCGGGGTGACGTCCACACCGATGATCGAACAGGCTATCCGTACCGACGGCCCGAACCTACTCGTCGAGAAGCTACAGGGATCACTCGAACAGTTCCGGCCCGGTATTCCCCTGGGGCGTCTCGCCGAGGCCGAAGAACAGGCCATAGCAGCCGAATTCCTACTCTCCTCCGATTCCTCGTTCATCACCGGTGCGGGCCTACCCGTTGACGGTGGCGTATCGATGCTGGGATGA
- a CDS encoding ABC transporter substrate-binding protein: protein MRRSGIEEENVVYGSEATKWLRRRRTVGLIGAVMSVGLVLSGCSGGGGETTSGTQVTVALPEEPRTLASWNAYSNDAHPVLRNIQEALVNRDPKTNELVPELALEWTQIDPLNWQFTLRPDVTFTDGTPFDAANAATSINYVLDPGNAFGMRTFLGPDVEASAVDQYTLNLRTETPDPILPTRMYFVTVPSSTQITEGLDSYDTGPIGTGPYKLAAWDRGQQIVLEANDDWWGKDAPDAHGTQTVTRATYLFRTESEVRSAMVGQGEADLAPKVTAEQCEVAPKCESTPTVETVILRLDTKNPVLSDIRVREAISMAFDKQQIMDDIMGGGEIVGQIVGPSAVGYADLPAYPYDPERAKALIAEAEADGVDVSIPIEVTAREAYPTRSNEIVQLIANSLTAIGLTGARSDTKEVGSFQEQWELGYDQIPPQRAMLGLMQHGQELMDYSGSVVSYYDCNGKTAAYCDPQLGAMLADANAKMGQERQDALAAIAEYVYKTVPVVPIGLPKFNFALSERLNWMPRQDGFILLKEMTFTN from the coding sequence GTGCGGCGGTCCGGAATCGAAGAGGAGAACGTGGTGTACGGATCCGAGGCAACGAAGTGGTTGCGACGACGGAGAACAGTGGGGCTCATCGGGGCGGTGATGTCAGTAGGTCTGGTCCTCTCCGGTTGCTCCGGTGGGGGCGGCGAGACGACATCGGGCACCCAGGTCACGGTGGCGCTACCGGAGGAACCCCGAACCCTTGCGAGCTGGAATGCCTACTCCAACGATGCCCATCCGGTTCTGCGGAACATCCAGGAGGCGTTGGTCAATCGTGACCCGAAGACCAACGAACTGGTCCCCGAACTGGCACTGGAGTGGACCCAAATCGATCCGTTGAACTGGCAGTTCACGCTGCGTCCCGATGTCACATTCACCGACGGAACCCCCTTCGACGCCGCCAACGCCGCCACCTCCATCAACTACGTCCTGGACCCCGGCAACGCTTTCGGTATGCGGACCTTCCTGGGACCCGATGTCGAGGCCAGCGCGGTGGATCAGTACACCCTGAACCTCAGGACCGAGACACCGGACCCGATTCTGCCGACCCGGATGTATTTCGTCACCGTTCCCTCGTCCACGCAGATCACCGAAGGCCTCGACAGCTATGACACCGGCCCGATCGGTACCGGCCCCTACAAGCTGGCGGCCTGGGATCGGGGGCAACAGATCGTCCTGGAAGCCAACGACGACTGGTGGGGTAAGGACGCCCCGGACGCCCACGGCACGCAAACCGTCACACGCGCCACGTATCTGTTCCGGACCGAGAGCGAGGTGCGCTCGGCCATGGTCGGTCAGGGCGAGGCGGATCTGGCCCCGAAGGTGACCGCCGAGCAGTGCGAGGTGGCGCCTAAGTGCGAGTCCACCCCGACCGTGGAGACCGTGATCCTACGCCTCGACACCAAGAACCCGGTTCTGTCGGACATCCGTGTGCGAGAGGCCATCTCGATGGCATTCGACAAGCAGCAGATCATGGATGACATCATGGGAGGTGGTGAGATCGTCGGCCAGATCGTTGGACCGTCCGCGGTCGGCTACGCCGACCTGCCGGCCTACCCCTACGATCCGGAGAGGGCCAAGGCGTTGATCGCGGAGGCCGAAGCCGACGGGGTTGATGTGTCGATCCCCATCGAGGTGACCGCCCGCGAGGCCTACCCGACCCGCTCCAACGAGATCGTGCAGTTGATCGCCAACAGTCTCACCGCGATCGGGCTGACCGGTGCACGAAGCGACACCAAAGAGGTCGGTTCCTTCCAGGAGCAGTGGGAGCTCGGTTACGACCAGATTCCTCCGCAGCGGGCGATGCTCGGTCTCATGCAGCACGGCCAGGAACTGATGGATTACTCCGGCAGCGTCGTCAGCTACTACGACTGCAATGGCAAGACCGCGGCCTACTGCGATCCGCAGCTGGGGGCAATGCTCGCCGATGCCAACGCCAAGATGGGGCAGGAACGTCAGGACGCACTCGCGGCGATCGCGGAGTATGTCTACAAGACGGTGCCCGTGGTACCGATCGGGTTGCCGAAGTTCAACTTTGCGCTCTCCGAGCGCCTGAACTGGATGCCGCGCCAGGACGGCTTCATTCTCCTCAAGGAAATGACCTTCACCAACTGA
- a CDS encoding FAS1-like dehydratase domain-containing protein yields the protein MSKTAVQLPRDFDVHTVTPSTEELLRWAAAVRDFSPIHFDADVARARGFERPVVHGPWKAAVLRGLLQGWLGPNAQIESFSARYLRPDSVGQPLHFGGQLTEVTVRPTGTEELRCTVWTRDSEGRVSVEGECVAEVNPAVGDRLPLERLRAAVKLGEDAGTFVYRVESNDVEHFLEAIGSRSLDHDPSQIPTIAPATYFAALDPVERRNLDLDSFLQDLPYPKTGGGNAFNEVEYERPIRVGEVIAVTTRYTEVYEKVGSRGTLLFRTRINEMRDTAGELVATSRCGHVLSFRLPGEGDAR from the coding sequence ATGAGCAAAACTGCTGTGCAGCTTCCCCGGGACTTCGACGTCCACACTGTGACGCCCTCCACGGAGGAACTGTTGCGGTGGGCGGCGGCAGTCCGAGACTTCTCGCCGATCCATTTCGATGCCGATGTCGCCCGCGCCCGAGGATTCGAAAGGCCGGTGGTGCACGGACCGTGGAAGGCTGCGGTCTTGCGTGGCCTCCTGCAGGGTTGGCTCGGCCCGAACGCGCAGATCGAAAGCTTCTCGGCCCGTTACCTCCGGCCCGACAGTGTGGGTCAGCCATTACATTTCGGAGGACAGTTGACCGAGGTGACGGTACGTCCAACGGGCACCGAGGAGCTGCGTTGCACGGTGTGGACTCGCGACAGTGAGGGTCGCGTCAGCGTGGAGGGCGAATGCGTGGCCGAGGTCAACCCGGCGGTCGGAGACCGGCTTCCCCTCGAAAGGCTGCGTGCTGCTGTCAAACTCGGTGAGGACGCGGGAACATTTGTTTACCGGGTCGAGAGCAATGACGTCGAGCACTTCCTGGAGGCCATCGGCTCGAGGTCGCTGGACCACGACCCATCACAGATTCCGACCATCGCGCCGGCAACGTACTTCGCCGCACTGGATCCCGTGGAACGTCGCAACCTCGATCTCGACAGTTTCCTACAGGACCTGCCATACCCCAAAACCGGCGGCGGCAACGCATTCAACGAAGTCGAGTACGAACGGCCGATCCGCGTAGGCGAGGTCATCGCGGTCACCACCCGCTACACCGAGGTCTACGAGAAGGTCGGATCGCGGGGAACATTGTTGTTTCGAACGCGCATCAACGAAATGCGCGACACAGCAGGTGAACTCGTGGCGACAAGCCGGTGCGGACATGTCCTGAGCTTCCGTCTACCCGGAGAAGGGGATGCCAGATGA
- a CDS encoding MaoC/PaaZ C-terminal domain-containing protein translates to MITERHTGVSIGAELPAKVHTTTAAQLVRYAAAAQDFSGIHYDVEYARRRGFPGVIVHGLLKAAFLAELGQAWAGEEAWFRSFKARYTGTDLVGAPIVCRGRVTSVDDELDRVGLELWTENVEGRTTTTATGVIQLSSRTDLPEQGQTDTATNAHHDH, encoded by the coding sequence ATGATCACCGAGCGACACACCGGTGTCAGCATCGGCGCCGAGCTGCCGGCCAAGGTGCACACCACCACGGCAGCCCAGCTCGTGCGTTATGCGGCCGCCGCCCAGGACTTCTCGGGTATCCACTACGACGTGGAATACGCACGGCGTCGCGGCTTTCCCGGCGTCATCGTCCACGGCCTGCTCAAAGCCGCCTTCCTGGCCGAACTCGGGCAAGCCTGGGCAGGCGAGGAGGCGTGGTTCCGCTCCTTCAAAGCCAGATACACCGGAACCGACCTCGTCGGAGCGCCCATTGTCTGTCGAGGACGCGTGACGAGCGTCGACGACGAGCTCGACCGGGTGGGGCTGGAGCTGTGGACCGAAAACGTCGAGGGCCGTACCACCACGACGGCCACTGGAGTCATTCAGCTCTCCTCTCGGACAGATCTGCCCGAGCAGGGGCAGACCGACACAGCCACGAATGCTCACCATGACCACTGA
- a CDS encoding LacI family DNA-binding transcriptional regulator, which yields MATIREVATKAGVSPSSVTRVLSGHPNVRVELRERVLAAVREVGYEPDLVAAGLRRGYTKTVGMVVNDILNPVIAQMIDVVESELRQAGYGVLLANSHGQAKNDVENVRLLQQRRVDALLAAFSDDTNPDLPLALSALTIPVVLLDREIEPHEFSGVLSDHRGGAMLLAEHLVSRGHRDIAMISGSLTAYPSRSRVEGVEAVLARHGIPLRPELCIAGRGSEEFGSRAVTRLLEDARPPTAIIMGNGNMGATAGVIAQLRSRGVQVGQDIALAGGDDGPLLALHSPGITAIARDVEDLARRAAALVLQRMEHKRLGGHTVLLPTRLVIRPSTEHSVEVASFAS from the coding sequence GTGGCCACCATTCGAGAGGTCGCCACGAAGGCGGGCGTATCCCCTTCATCGGTGACCAGAGTGCTGTCCGGGCATCCGAACGTCAGAGTCGAGTTGCGGGAACGCGTGCTCGCGGCGGTGCGCGAGGTGGGCTACGAGCCGGATCTCGTTGCCGCCGGTCTACGCCGCGGCTACACGAAAACGGTTGGGATGGTGGTGAACGACATCCTGAACCCGGTGATCGCGCAGATGATCGACGTTGTGGAAAGCGAACTACGACAGGCCGGATACGGGGTTCTGCTCGCGAACTCCCACGGCCAGGCCAAGAACGACGTGGAGAACGTGCGCCTGCTGCAGCAACGCCGTGTGGATGCGCTCTTGGCGGCTTTCTCTGACGACACCAATCCTGATCTGCCCCTGGCGTTGTCCGCACTGACCATCCCGGTGGTGCTGCTCGACCGCGAGATCGAGCCGCACGAATTCAGTGGCGTCCTCAGCGATCACCGTGGGGGTGCGATGCTCCTGGCCGAGCACCTAGTCTCCCGCGGGCACCGCGACATCGCCATGATCAGCGGTTCCCTGACGGCGTATCCGAGCCGGTCGCGTGTCGAAGGAGTGGAAGCGGTGCTGGCCCGCCACGGGATTCCCTTGCGGCCCGAACTGTGCATCGCCGGCCGTGGGTCCGAGGAGTTCGGCTCGAGAGCTGTCACGCGTCTGCTCGAGGATGCCCGGCCCCCGACGGCGATCATCATGGGTAACGGGAACATGGGTGCCACCGCAGGAGTCATCGCGCAGCTCAGAAGCCGTGGAGTACAGGTGGGGCAGGACATCGCACTGGCCGGCGGTGACGACGGTCCGCTGCTGGCCTTGCATTCGCCGGGTATCACCGCGATCGCCCGTGACGTCGAAGACCTCGCCCGGCGTGCAGCGGCACTGGTTCTCCAACGTATGGAGCACAAACGGCTCGGTGGCCATACGGTTCTCCTCCCGACCAGGTTGGTCATCCGGCCCTCCACCGAGCACTCGGTGGAGGTTGCCAGCTTTGCGTCCTAG